The Bifidobacteriaceae bacterium genome includes a window with the following:
- a CDS encoding winged helix-turn-helix domain-containing protein, giving the protein MRTAAPALLPFLRSDVQGGILAATYLSPEREFSVTELAAQLGASVKAVAKEVDRLVRSGLLADRRHGNMRLVRRGEAGVLTAPLTELMAVTYGPVPVLQEILSGVAGVDQAWVYGSWAARRRGELGPIPDDVDVIAVGRAGLDELDRAATAASDRLRREVNIRRVSPERWNDPDPEDPFLKTVKERPMTALELARPAVGEP; this is encoded by the coding sequence GGCGGGATTTTGGCTGCCACCTACCTGTCGCCGGAACGTGAGTTCTCCGTGACTGAGCTAGCCGCTCAGCTTGGCGCCAGCGTGAAGGCGGTGGCCAAGGAGGTTGATCGTCTGGTTCGGTCGGGCCTTTTGGCGGATCGCCGCCACGGCAACATGCGTTTGGTGCGTCGGGGGGAAGCGGGCGTGCTCACGGCTCCCCTGACCGAGTTGATGGCGGTCACCTACGGGCCAGTGCCGGTGCTGCAGGAAATACTGAGCGGCGTCGCAGGCGTTGACCAGGCATGGGTTTACGGATCGTGGGCGGCGCGGCGGCGAGGCGAACTTGGACCGATCCCCGACGACGTGGACGTGATCGCGGTCGGTCGGGCCGGCCTGGACGAGTTGGACCGGGCTGCCACGGCGGCAAGTGACCGGTTGCGCCGCGAGGTCAACATCCGGCGCGTCAGCCCTGAGCGATGGAACGATCCGGATCCAGAGGACCCGTTTCTGAAGACCGTCAAAGAACGCCCCATGACGGCTCTCGAACTTGCACGACCGGCGGTGGGTGAACCGTGA